The genomic region ggaacgcaactcataaatattggcaatatcattttaaagtcttctactttaaaatgtatcatatgtatttgaattgccgatataaatgagtcaaattaaataaattattagaagaatttttttactaagcaacaacatttttgtttatattaatagtattttgtattttgacaactgcacccgatttgggcgtcgaaacgttaataaaaatcattttttaataatattgtggcttatttcccattctaaatagttaaaattgtaaaaatgccacaagaaaatagcttcagaacaacattaggtCTACTTATATTTCTACTTATATTTCTATAATCgaggcgtatattgtccaccaccggaaacaacaaataataaactgtaaattacgatcttcccagaacgccgattataaccaaactaaaaccaattgtaaagtacattccagtgataggttagatacatgaaaaaatcaaaaattaaatttctaaatatatttgcagtagaattcttatatttggcgtacaaaatacgccagcgcgtgtcttcttcttcttgtgccactcctatcggagattggaaatcatcacggctaccctgactttgtttacagctgacctaaaaagttcattagtggtgcagccaaaccactctctcaaagttcgcatccacgacattcttctacggcctgaattccgttttccttctatttttccttgctttatattttgaagtaatgcgtatatatgacctctcatcaggtgacccaaatactcgagttttcttcgttttatcgttaacaaaatttctgggtctcttcctatacttcgtattacttcaagatttgtgattctttcaacccaacttatcttcagcatacGACGGTagcacatctcgaaactttcaatattttttatattgttctgtgtgagagtccaggcctctacaccgtataatagcgtgttaaatacgtagcctcttagcattcttaatcgtagagggatgcttatatctctgttgcagaagaattttctcatctttatgaaggtggccctgacaatttcgatacgtctttttatttcattgttttggtctccagtttcgtttattcaagttcccaagtatttataacttgatactttttcaatttgaatgccgtttatactaatatgtgctggttgtgtcatgattttactgaagaccatatacttgtttttttttatattaatgtttatgccataattgtgtGTAGTGAAATGTTAAAATAACGCCcaagggcattaaatttaaataactagttaaacactgtcaagttgacaaataaaaacctaagtaaaactatggttaccacaattacgttacgactattgctgatAAATGTACTTTAttaattcaaaaaactaattaattcaacaTTCGTTCAAATTTtctgcatataaagaataatttagtcggacattaagcgccggactccacttgcgatttgtattcgcgcgattgttttgtcgcgaagattgaacacattgtttcaaatacaagtcagtCCATTTGCGACTAAGTAATCATGAATGACGACTCatgacaccagagacatacaaataatattaaatctgtactggaatcagcgagctaatataaaaatagaagaacaaacaTCGGACcaaaatagaaatacgtagaggagtacgacagggttgtatattgtcaccgctcttatttaatatctacagcgaacaaatatgccaagaagctctctcatatgcaaacgaagggataatagttaatggagaagttatcaataacattcgatatgctgacgatactgtgataatggcaagaacagcggaagatctacaacatttagttgaaactatgaatgagatatgtaataactacggcataaggatgaacgtcaaaaaaaccaaatatatgaccttcagtaagaatccaataaatgacactagtatcacaataaacggtacccaacttgaaaaagtaaacgaatacaaatacttgggaacccttatcaatgaaacaggtgaccaaaatcacgagataaaaagacgtattgaaattgccaggtctacttttataaaaatgaaaaaattattttgtaatcgtgatattagtattcatctacgaactacaatgttaaaatgctatgtattcagtactttgctctacggtgtggagtcatggactcttaaacagagaaatattaaaaatcttgaaagctttgagatgtggtgctaccgccgtatactacgaataagttgggtggataaaattacaaatgaagaagtaatacgcagaataaataacgagccagaagttctacggagtataaaaaagagaaaacttgaatacttaggccacctgatgagaggacaaaagtacacattcctacaaaatataatgcaaggaaaaatccaaggacgaagaaatccaggccgtagaagaatgtcctggatgagaaatttgagagagtggtttggctgtaccactaacgaattgttcaaaacagcagtaaataaaattagaatcgccctaatgatatccaatctccgataggagaagcACTCAAAGAAGAGAATCATGGATTGACTTTATTTGAAACAATGTattcaatcttcgcgacaaaaaAATGGCGTGACTAGAAAATCGCAAGTCGAGTCCGGCTCTAAACGTTGAAGGCagcacgggtattatagataataacacTTTCgttcaacgtatatacctcgcgCCAAAGGCTctcggtctatacaccattgatctcaagcgttattatccttataatacccttggtaccttaataactattttaagggactatttcactagactgtttttaactgataaaactttATAGCAACGCATCGTTTCCTATTGACAAAACTCCTTAACGACGTGATTTGTcggcgacaaaattatgacagatctgTCACGAAAGTatctggtaataacaaataaataaagattatatttcgttgatattgTGCAtaaattgtctcgtgaaatagtcttgtcgaatatcattcgagagaaaattatttaccggcaaaattttctagtggtttcattcaagttcgttgccttttggtaattttcgcttatgaaattttgacaaaatcactcgactgacgtctcgtgatttaagtcaaaacttaattcgcgaaaattgccaggcaacaaactttcataccagtcgaaaatacgACTATATTTTTAATATAGCATTATAATTCAATGTTTCATACGTAACAGAACTCACTTACAGCAATCATTGACTCGACCCCCACTTTTCTGAATGGACCTATCGATAGAGTTAAAGGTTTTTGAGCTCTGAAAATGACGAATATTAACAGTTTTTGGGCACTAACATCTAATTTGTACCAGCTACTGCAAAAAATTGCTTTGATCAAACCGTGGCTTCCCTTAAAACATAAAGTACAGGTTTTAGAAAATACTGCCATAAAAGTATTAATATTACAAAAGTGAAAATAACATCGTCGGCCTAATCATATTATGAAAAATGCTCaagtccaaaatattcaattTTCTGACTATTGATGGCATCTGTTAGCATTATCCAAAAGCTATGTACGGATCTATTTTCGTCTAATATACTTTATTAGATTTTACTAAAGTTGTGAAAGTGAAATCTGCATACGTCCATAGATGTTAAAAACCAAATGAAATCTGCACAAGTCCGCTATTATTAGTGGCCAAACCATTCAAATATATCGGTACTTTTCTGATGTTTATACATATTAAAGAATCTTTTCATTGTAAACGAGTGAGTACCTTCAAGGTACAGATTAAAATAACACAACGTAGTATTTGATAATTAAACAAATTGATTACTAAAAAGGACTTGTGCAATTTTCACATTATATTTAGGTGTGTACAAGTGGAGTTTTTTGCGAGTTGGAGTTTGGTTGCACAGTTAGatttttgtctctcctgtaacATCAGGTATTTTGGACTTAGGCATTTTTCACATTACGCTACCGTAACTAATTTCAGTACCTCAAATGATACTACATCAGCATGGTAGTAAATTATTAGAGACTGCGAAgcaaatataatgaaaaatgCAGCTGCGGCAATTTTCATTTGAATGGTTTCTTCCTAGAAATAACATAATATTTTAACTTTTGCAGATTATTGAAACAAAGCTTACCAATAAAAATTGTAGAACGACAACAGACAAACCAAAAGATGTACATAGAAAATCAACAAAAATGTATCTTCTAAAGGTATTATCCATGTTGTTCATAAACCTAAAAGCGTATGAAAAAAGCTTTAGTGCATTGCACGAATATGTAAAAGGTATCTAGAAGATGTAAACACTTTAATGACTTAattaatagaatataaatatgaagtttattattgttattttcttttaactttattatttagcACAAGTTCAGTTTTTTTATCAACTATTAACCAACGTCGAAGAAGATtgaatttgaactaaattttgaGACCAAaatgatgtcaatccgaaaaaaccaaaatgtaGCTGAACCTTGCACAATAAACGAGCATATTTTAAAATAGGTCAATAAATTTAGGCACCTGGGCTGTTCGATTAATAGCAGCCTACATCCTGATCTaaaaataagatcgagaatagaacaggccaaaaaaatgcaaaaaatgcaattaaaacgTGGATACTTAAAATATTAACCGAAAATATCTTGGAGCCTTTTGAAAGGTAGATCTACCaaagaatcctcaaaatttcaggGATATAGGATAACTCTCACCAAGAAGCAGAGATTATGCAAAGAGCAAGAACTTTTGAATTAAAAACTTTTTACAGTTAAAGTTAGAAAAATATCATTCCTAGGCCACATACTGGGAAATTATAGTACCTACCAATATGTTCAACTAACAGTGAAAGGAATGATCAAGGAAAAGATAAGACTAGACCATGGTGGCTAAAATATATCCCACAATATACAGGGCTAAATGAACAGCTAATAAAAACAGCTCAAGACAGACATCCGTACATTTAAACACTATATCTGAGGTTCAACTAATAATTAAGCCATGATATAACGAAGGTATATAGAAggtagaaggtatatctatcaatggagaagttttgaacaacttacgttttgcagacgatacagtaataataacggataacaacaataatttacagaacgtaatgcaacaccttaatgaacgctgtcatgagtacggactgaagatgaatttaaagaaaactaaatgcatgataatacctaaatcagcacacgcaatatggataacatcaaatgtagaccaaaccaaagaaactaagacacgtattgaaatatcacgtgcatcattcattaaacttaaaaagtttctttgttttcgggatataaggttagaactacgcctaaggatgcttcgatgtaaCGTGTTCTCTACTATTCTTTAtagcttggaagcgtggacgttgaaacaagtcaATTTGAATAAGTTGggcgcctttgaattttggtgtttcAGAAGAATCCTATGAATATCATGGATTTAAAGAATGACAAatgtggaagtaactagaaggataggaaatcaaccggaaataatactaactatcaaaagacgaaaacttgagtacttaggacatgtgatgagagggcaaaaaatgctcattattacaacttattatgcaaggcaaaatccgaggaaagcgaaatgtaggaagacgaagaacatcctggcttaagaacttactgGATTGGTTcaaatgcagtagtgcagagctatttagagcgacagtcaacagggtccgcattgccatgatgatttccaaccttcgatagaagatggaacttaaagaagaagaggaTATAACGATACCTAATAACTAAGAACACacctaaattttcttttaataataaatgaaaACATTGATTGGAGTTTTATTTCAGAATTTTTTgggcaaataaaaaataataattaaattatttaatctTCATCTATTTACCATATAATTTGTTGATGCTCCCGTATGCATCCCTTTACCACGATATTGGAGGCATCTTTAAAGGACAATCTATGGTTTTCACATAAAACTCGAGCGGTATCAAAACATTTGCTAAACTTGTATTGCAGTACAAATATTCTACCAACGACATTCtcaataataaataagaaaaatgtACCGCAGAAGATAGTATACATTTCAGCACAAATGGTAAAAGCCAGCTGAATTAAATAGGCAATAAAGTAATATTCGTATTTGTCGAATGGTTCCCAATTCGCTACTATGTAGTATTTTTCCTTGTATCCTTCCTCATTTGGTTTACTCATTATGGTGCAGATCAGTGGAAATAGTTGTGCACAGCAACTAGATACAATTCCTGAAAAATGAATCCTATTAATAAATGAATGATTTGCAAGTGATGTCAAatgcagggccggcgataacgggcctgcaagggatgcactgcaggcgggcgcccctgtttggggggcggcagaatgagctttttttctgctggtgttatgcaaaatactaaaatagaaaaattcattttttttaatgtggtttaaattcgtcataataccctaatcagtgtttgttagttttgcatatcacaccatgtaaaatatacaaaaatatgcaatgcatagaattcttaccatgtagtaataatataatttattggtcaaagatattatatttcaaccaaacaactttgctctaaatgagaatgctttgtttattttcttcaaatttcttgcaagttgttaagttttgtatcagcagttatgagaggaaatgaatgatTTCTAGTTAAATAAACACGATTGTGATACTGTTTTCTTGCCGCCAGtgtaatttaagtattatgtacTTATTAATAGGTATGGAGTATTAAtcccataaaaacataatatttaaaataaacattttacataaaGTTTAGTTTAGAGATTTTTAGATTTAGATTTActattatgggccattccacgaacatacgcctgttttggattacttcgacaacgaatattttactgtgcaacataagaagtacgaaacaaaaatgtaatttgcaatttactttcgttcttcttattttgcacagtaaaatattcgttgtcgaagtaatccaaaacaggcgtatgttcgtggaatagggtatatttcatgtgattatacctatactaatacaaaatagtttgtcagttgtactctgcagttaaagaatctagtgttgcattcaattaatataaaattatatttgtttcacattaCTGCAGAAACATAATCTTGAGGatttaaagttattatttttatttagttaaataaaaatagatttaaaaaaaattatctgggGCACGAACCGAAGAAGAAGAGCCgaaaaagaagaagtgacaaaaacaatcttagttttcttagccaatttcttaaaaaaattaaaatgaagttATTCTGTCAGATCATGGatccaataaaactgtaaccgaacttTATTTACCGGGGACATTTGCGGATAGGGGAACACCGACTAAGTCGATGTCTCGCTGCctggaacacacatttttaggacacaagtccaaaatcAAGTCATTAATATGGAGGATACATCTTCTAGCTACCAATAAAATCAGGTGGtttaaccacataaagtaatacagaggatgtcccattacccagggcatccaaggaaacgttcagtacaaagcctcctcattcgttatgtactgcgatggggTGGGGTAGTgatatagcttgggggtcagatagatacCACTCCAGGTTATTAGTCAGATAGGTAGGTcagtgaccggtttgatcttcggaaaTGTGGGTCTCAGTGTTTCAAAACACACATAATGTCCCCAAGGCTGGGGTTGTACGTGTACGAGTATCTGCATGGGCGCCCATGCAGGCACGCTGTCAGGGAGGCCATGCcaccccctagcttttcgggtgctttaaactatatatttattgtcatccaaagtatatagggtgaggcagataactggcctattagaaatatttagagaactaaaggcaacataatcatgaaaattggaatgaaggggttttgaagggtgatctatttaatgaaaataattttattaatttgccacttccggttataccggaagttgcttaaaacttcgtttttttaaatgtgacaccctgtatatttttacatttttggattctcctcgatgtcttctttcttaaaatatgcggttttgtaattttatacagggtagtttaaaagctaattacgtttttttattaatttcgtagcaactttcacaccctgtagaattgtagtagttggatatcaaaaactctatttatgttaaaatgatttttaatatagtctactattattaaaaattattaatataacaaaatattaaattttagtatacagggttggtcgaaactcggaatggggattttctgaattttctcaaatggaacaccctgtattttagtattgcagtgaaaagacattttatggtacttttttatttcttaaacattccctatacctaaatgctttaatttgtgcttaattgttaatcgcgccaagaatgttaactacgtaggtattttgatagctcaaccattattggcaattttaaagatcagtctagattgatatgtatttatttccgaaaaattatttgtgattgaatattttcacggtcaacctaataaaatttcacgtattttttgttgaaattaatgttttgcttgaatcaccaataactcacaaattaaagtagttaggtatagggaatacttaagaaataaaaaagtagcataaaatatcatttcattacaataataaaatatagggtgttccatttaagaaaattcagaaaatccccattccgtgtttcgaccaaccctgtatactaaaatttaatattttgctatattaataatttttaataataatagtagactatattaaaaatcattttaacataaatatagtttttgatatctaactactacaattctacagggtgtgaaagttgctacgaaattaataaaaaaacgtaattagcttttaaactaccctgtataaaattacaaaaccgcatattttaagaaagaagacatccaggagaatccaaaaatgta from Diabrotica virgifera virgifera chromosome 3, PGI_DIABVI_V3a harbors:
- the LOC126882704 gene encoding uncharacterized protein LOC126882704 — protein: MSKPNEEGYKEKYYIVANWEPFDKYEYYFIAYLIQLAFTICAEMYTIFCGTFFLFIIENVVGRIFVLQYKFSKCFDTARVLCENHRLSFKDASNIVVKGCIREHQQIIWFMNNMDNTFRRYIFVDFLCTSFGLSVVVLQFLLGSHGLIKAIFCSSWYKLDVSAQKLLIFVIFRAQKPLTLSIGPFRKVGVESMIAVSEFCYV